A part of Babylonia areolata isolate BAREFJ2019XMU chromosome 6, ASM4173473v1, whole genome shotgun sequence genomic DNA contains:
- the LOC143283201 gene encoding vesicular glutamate transporter 1-like — MTGVNDWCQRLVWMTGVNDWCQRLVWMTGVNDWCQRLVWMTAVWGLVVAQFCAMWGMSTAMLLLPSFFASVLHLPIERNGMLSAVPLLCVWVTGMVCNVLADHLQSRRYLSTRNTRKAFHTAGSLMLAVLPLVASYSERWPVVAVVLMTTGLAGAGVCAVCFRINSLDIAPAYAGILLGLTCTVGALSGCLAPALLGVLINRDPTVGGWRAFFFISAALYLGGIAVYGMWGKGEEMEWARVPSEEDEDDNNHNDTKTVTTPFLLEK; from the exons atgactggtgtcaaCGACTGGTGTCAACGactggtgtggatgactggtgtcaaCGACTGGTGTCAACGactggtgtggatgactggtgtcaaCGACTGGTGTCAACGactggtgtggatgactg CAGTGTGGGGACTGGTGGTGGCCCAGTTCTGTGCCATGTGGGGCATGTCCACTGCCATGCTCCTCCTCCCGTCCTTCTTCGCCTCCGTTCTGCACTTGCCCATAGAGCGG AATGGCATGCTGTCCGCCGTgcccctgctgtgtgtgtgggtgacggggATGGTGTGCAACGTGCTAGCGGATCACCTGCAGTCACGCCGATACCTCAGCACCCGCAACACGCGCAAAGCCTTCCACACagcgg GGTCCCTGATGCTGGCAGTGTTGCCGCTGGTGGCCAGTTACAGCGAGCGGTGGCCCGTGGTGGCCGTGGTCCTGATGACCACAGGGCTGGCGGGAGCCGGGGTCTGTGCCGTCTGTTTCCGCATCAACTCACTGGACATCGCTCCCGCTTACGCCG gTATCCTGTTAGGATTGACGTGCACTGTGGGCGCCCTGTCCGGATGCCTGGCTCCTGCACTGCTGGGTGTTCTCATCAACAGGGAT CCCacagtgggagggtggagggccttcttcttcatctcggcCGCCTTGTACCTGGGAGGGATCGCTGTCTATGGCATgtggggtaagggggaggagATGGAATGGGCCCGCGTCCCCAGCGAAGAAGACGaggacgacaacaaccacaacgacactAAGACcgtcaccacccccttcctcctggaGAAATGA